One window from the genome of Rufibacter tibetensis encodes:
- a CDS encoding chemotaxis protein CheB produces MKLPHHDIIVIGTSAGGMAVLCELMDQLPADLPASIFIVQHLARNSNSDVLVERLNKTSKLTCHVAEHELTIEQGHVYFVPQDHHLLLQKGRMLVTKGPRENLFRPAIDPLFRSAAAAYGPRVIGIVLTGMLQDGTVGMEMIKRAGGITMVQKPEEAEYPDMPQSVLNEIEVDYVVTIAEMGELLQELVFVPASATAEIPEDIAYEASIAERLMLDTGNGEIEDTELMGPRSNFSCPSCGGALWEVNKGNVVHYRCHVGHSFTPDAYLNANVESIEETLWIALRMLEERRTMLSAMAEQDRRKGHNHWSEAQEERANELKLHIARIRQLLMANANAKHRYDLDGGEREVG; encoded by the coding sequence ATGAAACTTCCTCACCACGATATCATTGTGATTGGTACGTCTGCCGGTGGCATGGCCGTTCTTTGTGAGCTGATGGACCAATTACCCGCCGATTTACCAGCCTCTATTTTTATAGTGCAGCACCTGGCCAGAAATTCTAATTCTGATGTGCTGGTAGAGCGCTTGAACAAAACGTCAAAGCTCACCTGCCACGTAGCAGAGCATGAATTAACCATTGAGCAGGGGCACGTGTACTTTGTGCCGCAAGACCACCACCTGCTGCTGCAGAAAGGCCGCATGCTGGTGACCAAAGGCCCCCGTGAGAACCTGTTTCGCCCCGCCATCGATCCGCTGTTCCGGTCGGCGGCGGCGGCTTACGGTCCGCGGGTGATCGGCATTGTGCTCACCGGTATGCTGCAAGACGGCACCGTGGGCATGGAAATGATCAAACGCGCCGGAGGTATTACGATGGTGCAGAAGCCTGAAGAAGCCGAGTACCCCGACATGCCCCAGAGCGTCTTGAATGAGATTGAGGTAGATTACGTGGTCACCATAGCTGAAATGGGCGAATTGCTGCAGGAACTGGTGTTTGTGCCCGCCTCCGCCACGGCCGAGATCCCCGAAGACATTGCCTACGAAGCTTCCATTGCTGAACGCCTCATGCTGGACACCGGCAACGGCGAAATTGAAGACACTGAACTCATGGGGCCCCGTTCCAATTTCTCGTGCCCCAGCTGTGGCGGCGCGTTGTGGGAAGTAAACAAAGGTAACGTGGTGCATTACCGGTGCCACGTTGGGCACTCCTTCACCCCAGACGCCTACCTCAACGCCAACGTAGAATCCATTGAAGAAACCCTCTGGATTGCCTTGCGCATGCTGGAGGAGCGCCGCACCATGCTCAGCGCCATGGCCGAACAGGACCGCCGCAAAGGCCACAACCACTGGTCAGAAGCGCAGGAGGAACGCGCCAATGAATTGAAACTGCACATTGCCCGCATCCGGCAGCTGCTCATGGCCAATGCCAACGCCAAGCACCGCTATGACTTGGATGGCGGAGAAAGAGAAGTAGGCTGA